Proteins from a genomic interval of Plasmodium reichenowi strain SY57 chromosome 13, whole genome shotgun sequence:
- a CDS encoding DNA-directed RNA polymerase 2, putative — MSVPTLSNKPETVDLLVLAPGEKKVTCTISDKGDCNIFVIKLEDHTIGNLIKIQLCQDPKVLFAAYRQPHPLQNAIEITIKPKGYAGVKLLSDNVNNILSQVATLKENFAKKIQKYKESNSYYEDY; from the exons atgtcTGTACCAACATTATCAAACAAGCCTGAAACTGTTGATTTGCTGGTATTAGCCCCAGGagaaaaaaa aGTAACTTGTACCATATCTGATAAAGGAGATTGTAATATCTTTGTGATAAAATTGGAAGATCACACTATAGgaaatttaattaaaat ACAACTCTGTCAAGACCCTAAAGTTCTTTTTGCTGCTTATAGACAACCACACCCTCTTCAAAATGCTATAGAAATTACTATTAAACCTAAGGGTTATGCAGGTGTGAAATTATTGTCAGATAATGtaaataacatattatcACAAGTTGCCACATTAAAGGAAAATTTTGCG aaaaaaattcaaaaatataaggaAAGCAATTCTTATTATGAAGATTACTga